One genomic segment of Amycolatopsis sp. WQ 127309 includes these proteins:
- a CDS encoding bifunctional DNA primase/polymerase, with the protein MDTTTLDAALDAAARGWHVFPLRPGSKRPAGHPEDRCPGTGRCAGGHRTWEQRATTDPSKIRAAWTHAPYGIGVATGPSGLCVLDLDTAKPGEEIPQRWAAAGARSGEDVLAVVADEAGQELPGDTLTVRTPSGGLHLYYRAPGDVTLRNTSGDRGNGLGWKVDTRAWGGYVVGSGTVTDAGSYEFLWNGAVAELPRWLVERLTPAPLPAAPVLPIRPAGDRRSRYLDAAVRAEAGKVADAKTSRNATLYAAAVALGQLVEGNALTEDEVRAALMTAAGRHIGTRHFTAREAETAITSGLRAGAKRPRRIA; encoded by the coding sequence ACATTGGACGCCGCCCTGGACGCCGCGGCCCGCGGCTGGCACGTCTTCCCGCTGCGGCCGGGCAGCAAGCGCCCGGCCGGGCACCCGGAGGACCGGTGCCCTGGCACCGGGCGGTGCGCCGGCGGGCACCGGACGTGGGAGCAGCGCGCCACCACCGACCCCAGCAAGATCCGGGCCGCGTGGACGCACGCCCCGTACGGGATCGGCGTGGCGACCGGCCCGTCCGGGCTGTGCGTGCTCGACCTCGACACCGCCAAGCCCGGCGAGGAGATCCCGCAGCGGTGGGCCGCGGCCGGCGCCCGGTCCGGTGAGGACGTGCTCGCCGTCGTCGCCGACGAGGCCGGGCAGGAGCTGCCCGGGGACACGCTCACGGTTCGGACGCCCTCGGGTGGGCTGCACCTGTACTACCGGGCGCCGGGGGACGTGACACTCCGGAACACCAGCGGGGACCGGGGGAACGGGCTTGGGTGGAAGGTCGACACCCGCGCGTGGGGCGGTTACGTCGTCGGCTCCGGCACGGTCACCGATGCCGGCAGCTACGAGTTCCTGTGGAACGGCGCGGTGGCGGAGCTCCCGCGGTGGCTGGTCGAGCGGCTCACCCCGGCGCCGCTGCCCGCGGCCCCGGTGCTGCCGATCCGCCCGGCTGGTGACCGCCGCTCCCGCTACCTTGACGCCGCGGTACGGGCAGAGGCCGGGAAGGTCGCCGACGCCAAGACCAGCCGTAACGCCACGCTCTACGCCGCGGCGGTCGCGCTCGGGCAGCTGGTCGAGGGGAACGCGCTCACCGAAGACGAGGTCCGTGCGGCGCTGATGACCGCGGCCGGGCGCCACATCGGAACGCGGCACTTCACCGCCCGCGAGGCCGAAACCGCGATCACGTCCGGACTTCGTGCCGGTGCCAAGCGTCCCCGCCGGATCGCCTGA
- a CDS encoding AAA family ATPase, which produces MTTPRPLAAVPAPPARRTRWTDAELMREEFPPPKWAVPGLLAEGLNLLAGAPKLGKSWFSLGTGAAIANGDPVLGSIEVERGPVLYCALEDTGRRLQRRRRQMLAAGGRAAPLLTLETACPTMTNGGDAVLVEWLEENPHARLVIIDTFEKMRGTDAAGSSAYSADYAAAGRFKQLADHYSVPFLLIHHVRKQSAEDWQNLVSGTAGITGAVDATLVLERGRGQADGVLHVTGRDVEEADYAMSFDATAGAWTKLDGPATDHLVADTRADILRLLREHGPLKPARIAEALDANPNTVRKTCTRMADAGQLHKTPAGTYSAPGTSDNRDTPEVSHLSPLSLDGT; this is translated from the coding sequence ATGACCACGCCCCGGCCTTTGGCCGCCGTCCCGGCACCACCTGCCCGCCGCACCCGGTGGACGGATGCGGAGCTGATGCGAGAGGAGTTCCCGCCGCCGAAGTGGGCCGTCCCCGGTCTGCTCGCGGAAGGGCTGAACCTGCTGGCCGGTGCGCCGAAGCTGGGCAAGTCATGGTTCTCCCTCGGCACCGGCGCCGCCATCGCCAACGGCGACCCCGTGCTGGGCTCAATCGAGGTGGAGCGCGGCCCGGTCCTGTACTGCGCCTTGGAGGACACCGGGCGCCGGTTGCAGCGCCGGCGGCGGCAGATGCTCGCCGCCGGCGGGCGGGCCGCGCCGCTGCTCACCCTCGAAACCGCCTGCCCCACCATGACCAACGGCGGAGACGCCGTGCTGGTCGAGTGGCTGGAGGAGAACCCGCACGCCCGGCTGGTCATCATCGACACCTTCGAGAAGATGCGCGGCACCGACGCGGCCGGGTCGTCGGCCTACAGCGCCGACTACGCCGCCGCGGGCCGGTTCAAGCAGCTGGCCGACCACTACAGCGTCCCGTTCCTGCTCATCCACCACGTCCGCAAGCAAAGCGCCGAAGACTGGCAGAACCTCGTCTCCGGAACCGCCGGCATCACCGGCGCAGTCGACGCCACCCTGGTTCTCGAGCGCGGGCGTGGGCAGGCGGACGGGGTGCTGCATGTGACTGGCCGCGATGTCGAAGAGGCCGACTACGCCATGTCCTTCGACGCGACCGCTGGCGCCTGGACCAAGCTCGACGGCCCTGCGACGGATCACCTGGTCGCCGACACCCGCGCGGACATCCTGCGCCTGCTGCGCGAGCACGGGCCGCTCAAGCCCGCGCGGATCGCCGAAGCGCTCGACGCCAACCCGAACACCGTCCGCAAGACCTGCACGCGCATGGCTGACGCGGGACAGCTGCACAAGACGCCCGCCGGCACTTACAGCGCCCCCGGCACCAGCGACAACAGGGACACCCCCGAGGTGTCACACCTGTCACCACTGTCCCTCGACGGCACCTGA